From a single Micromonospora carbonacea genomic region:
- a CDS encoding LacI family DNA-binding transcriptional regulator, whose amino-acid sequence MSDEPGPRRRARGEIEELPSGSLRVRVYAGIDPVSKRRRYLTRTIPAGPGAIETAEAVRAELLATAGRHRRPPARAQVDAAAAGAAAARPPAAPPGQQRTDGAAGVERRGRRRGEHTLTTIARLADVSVPTVSKVLNGRSGVAAGTRSRVEALLREHGYRRPELGTPSAIVEVVFYGMQSNLAVAIMHGVEQVAGEHRLAVGFTDARRQLSQGRFWSRDLLARRPTGVIAVHLGFTSEQHALLRASAIPLVVLDPTDELPLHTVPSVTATNWSGGFEAARHLLDLGHRRIAVITGPTERLCARARLDGARAAMEAAGAGLEPRLLRTGAWFSFEDGLSLGQDLLRLNPTPTAVLCGNDLQALGVYEAARRTGRRIPQDLSVVGFDDIPHTRLCGPTMTSVQQPLTDMGAAAARMVLALATNQRLPQTRVELATTLVVRDSTAAPGVR is encoded by the coding sequence ATGTCGGACGAGCCCGGGCCCCGCCGGCGGGCGCGCGGCGAGATCGAGGAACTGCCCAGCGGCTCCCTGCGGGTCCGGGTCTATGCCGGGATCGACCCCGTGTCGAAGCGACGCCGCTACCTCACCCGGACGATACCGGCAGGGCCGGGCGCGATCGAGACGGCCGAGGCGGTGCGGGCCGAACTGCTCGCCACGGCGGGCCGGCACCGCCGGCCGCCCGCCCGCGCGCAGGTCGACGCGGCGGCGGCCGGTGCGGCGGCCGCCCGCCCCCCGGCCGCCCCGCCCGGCCAGCAGCGCACGGACGGCGCGGCGGGCGTCGAACGGCGGGGGCGCAGGCGGGGGGAACACACGCTCACCACGATCGCGCGCCTCGCGGACGTGTCGGTGCCGACGGTGTCGAAGGTGCTCAACGGCAGGTCGGGCGTCGCCGCCGGGACCCGGTCCCGGGTGGAGGCCCTGCTGCGGGAGCACGGCTACCGCCGGCCGGAGCTGGGCACCCCGAGCGCCATCGTGGAGGTGGTCTTCTACGGGATGCAGAGCAACCTGGCGGTGGCGATCATGCACGGGGTGGAGCAGGTCGCCGGCGAGCACCGGCTGGCCGTCGGCTTCACCGACGCCCGGCGGCAGCTGTCGCAGGGCCGGTTCTGGTCCCGCGACCTGCTGGCGCGGCGGCCGACGGGGGTGATCGCGGTGCACCTCGGCTTCACCTCCGAGCAGCACGCCCTGCTGCGGGCGAGCGCGATCCCGCTGGTGGTGCTGGATCCGACGGACGAGCTGCCGCTGCACACCGTCCCCTCGGTGACGGCGACGAACTGGAGCGGCGGCTTCGAGGCCGCGCGGCACCTGCTCGACCTGGGTCACCGGCGGATCGCCGTGATCACCGGCCCGACCGAGCGGCTCTGCGCCCGGGCCAGGCTCGACGGCGCGCGGGCGGCGATGGAGGCCGCCGGGGCCGGGCTGGAGCCGAGGCTGCTGCGCACGGGGGCCTGGTTCTCCTTCGAGGACGGTCTCAGCCTCGGCCAGGACCTGCTGCGCCTCAACCCGACCCCGACGGCGGTGCTGTGCGGCAACGACCTTCAGGCCCTGGGGGTCTACGAGGCCGCCCGCCGGACCGGCCGGCGTATCCCCCAGGATCTCAGCGTCGTGGGTTTCGACGACATCCCGCACACCAGGCTGTGCGGCCCGACGATGACCTCGGTGCAGCAGCCGCTCACCGACATGGGGGCCGCCGCCGCCCGCATGGTGCTGGCCCTGGCCACCAACCAGCGCCTCCCCCAGACCCGCGTCGAGCTGGCGACCACGCTCGTCGTACGGGACAGCACCGCCGCTCCCGGCGTGCGGTGA
- a CDS encoding bifunctional helix-turn-helix transcriptional regulator/GNAT family N-acetyltransferase produces MDTELVATVRRFNRTVTRRVGALDDAYMARGRPLAQARLLWEIGPDGAEVAALRNRLGLDSGHLSRLLRALEGDGLVTVAPGGGDGRVRQATLTDAGRAEWAELDERSDAFAWSILAPLSGPRRTRLVAAMAEVERLLVASRVTIAPCSPGDPRARVCVRAYARDVARRFDGGFDPALSSPLGDDELTPPAGVFLLATLDAEPVGCGAVKLRPGAPAEIKRVWVSAAVRGLGVGRRLLDELEGYAAARGWTAVRLDTNRSLTEAIALYRSAGYHEVEPFNTERYAHHWFEKRLVP; encoded by the coding sequence ATGGACACGGAGCTTGTCGCGACGGTACGGCGGTTCAACCGGACGGTGACCCGGCGGGTGGGCGCGCTGGACGACGCGTACATGGCGCGCGGGCGGCCCCTCGCCCAGGCGCGCCTGCTGTGGGAGATCGGCCCGGACGGCGCCGAGGTCGCGGCGCTGCGGAACCGGCTCGGCCTGGACTCCGGGCACCTCAGCCGGCTCCTGCGCGCCCTGGAGGGCGACGGGCTCGTCACCGTCGCGCCGGGCGGCGGCGACGGCCGGGTCCGGCAGGCCACGCTCACCGACGCCGGCCGGGCCGAGTGGGCCGAGCTCGACGAACGCTCCGACGCGTTCGCCTGGTCGATCCTCGCGCCGCTCAGCGGGCCACGCCGCACCCGGCTCGTCGCGGCGATGGCCGAGGTGGAGCGGCTGCTCGTCGCGTCGAGGGTGACCATCGCGCCGTGCTCGCCGGGCGACCCACGGGCGCGGGTGTGCGTGCGGGCCTACGCCCGCGACGTCGCCCGGCGCTTCGACGGCGGCTTCGACCCGGCGCTGAGCAGCCCGCTCGGCGACGACGAGCTGACCCCGCCCGCCGGTGTGTTCCTGCTGGCCACCCTCGACGCCGAGCCCGTCGGCTGCGGCGCGGTGAAGCTGCGCCCCGGCGCGCCGGCCGAGATCAAGCGCGTGTGGGTCTCCGCGGCGGTGCGCGGCCTCGGCGTCGGCCGGCGGCTGCTCGACGAGCTGGAGGGGTACGCCGCCGCGCGCGGCTGGACCGCCGTCCGGCTGGACACCAACCGCAGCCTCACCGAGGCCATCGCCCTGTACCGCTCCGCCGGGTACCACGAGGTCGAGCCGTTCAACACCGAGCGCTACGCCCACCACTGGTTCGAGAAGCGCCTCGTCCCCTGA
- a CDS encoding IclR family transcriptional regulator, which produces MQPVVRALQVLQALSSRPDGMTLQELHLALDIPLGSMHRILAVLREQRFVSRSPIDLRYFLGPAVRDLTERNVSGAGGMQSLTTVVRELSQATGETVFLTELHGSEAVCVSLVEGTYPLRLFVRLGQVMPLNAAAAARVLLAHLPTAVAAELLGASVLGEFTPASPHTAESVLERLPVIRERGYDIAADELDEGVWAVAAPVFTSTGRATASVTLAGSSGRFATEAARSAAIRSVTGAAARMSAHLGWTPGE; this is translated from the coding sequence ATGCAACCCGTCGTGCGCGCGCTCCAGGTCCTCCAGGCGCTGTCCAGCCGGCCTGACGGAATGACCCTCCAGGAACTGCACCTGGCGCTCGACATCCCGCTGGGCAGCATGCACCGCATCCTTGCCGTGCTGCGCGAACAGCGATTCGTCAGCCGGTCGCCGATCGACCTGCGCTACTTCCTCGGTCCGGCCGTGCGCGATCTCACCGAGAGGAACGTGAGCGGGGCCGGCGGCATGCAGTCGCTCACGACCGTCGTGCGCGAGTTGTCCCAGGCCACCGGCGAGACGGTCTTCCTGACCGAGTTGCACGGCAGCGAGGCCGTCTGCGTCTCGTTGGTGGAGGGCACCTATCCGCTCCGGCTCTTCGTGCGCCTGGGGCAGGTCATGCCGCTGAACGCGGCCGCGGCGGCCCGGGTGCTCCTCGCCCACCTGCCGACCGCGGTCGCCGCGGAACTGCTCGGCGCGAGCGTGCTCGGCGAGTTCACGCCGGCGAGCCCGCACACCGCCGAGTCCGTCCTGGAGCGCCTGCCGGTCATCCGGGAGCGGGGCTACGACATCGCCGCCGACGAGCTCGACGAGGGCGTCTGGGCGGTCGCCGCCCCGGTCTTCACCTCGACCGGCCGGGCGACCGCCAGCGTGACGCTCGCCGGTTCGTCCGGTCGGTTCGCCACCGAGGCCGCCCGCAGCGCCGCCATCCGCAGCGTGACCGGGGCCGCCGCCCGAATGTCGGCGCACCTCGGCTGGACCCCCGGGGAGTAG
- a CDS encoding MOSC domain-containing protein: MESPDLPVEDLAGRIVWLCVGGASLLRSGDQEIRTGYLKTPVDEVRVSRAGLPGDEQVYETHGGPDRVVLSYSVENYAFWRDTLGLDLPQYAALGENFTTTGLTEFEVHVGDVFAVGDAVVQAAQPRSPCHKVAARHRRPRFTIEVARSHRTGILYRVLREGVVRVGDTMRLVAREPHGYSIADANRILIDRRDLAGARALLRVDSLAEAKKAELRDRLAAAPPTDPKELS, from the coding sequence ATGGAGAGTCCTGACCTGCCGGTGGAAGACCTCGCGGGACGCATCGTGTGGCTCTGCGTGGGCGGCGCGTCCCTGCTGCGCAGCGGCGACCAGGAGATCCGCACGGGATACCTCAAGACCCCGGTCGACGAGGTCCGGGTGTCCCGTGCCGGGCTGCCCGGGGACGAGCAGGTCTACGAGACCCACGGCGGCCCGGACCGGGTGGTGCTGAGCTACTCCGTCGAGAACTACGCGTTCTGGCGCGACACCCTCGGGCTCGACCTGCCGCAGTACGCGGCCCTCGGGGAGAACTTCACCACCACCGGGCTGACCGAGTTCGAGGTGCACGTGGGCGACGTCTTCGCCGTCGGCGACGCCGTCGTGCAGGCGGCCCAGCCCCGGTCCCCCTGTCACAAGGTGGCCGCCCGCCACCGCCGGCCCAGGTTCACCATCGAGGTCGCCCGCAGCCACCGGACGGGCATCCTCTACCGGGTGCTCCGCGAGGGTGTCGTCCGCGTCGGCGACACCATGCGGCTCGTCGCCCGCGAGCCGCACGGCTACTCGATCGCCGACGCCAACCGCATCCTCATCGACCGCAGGGACCTCGCCGGCGCCCGTGCCCTGCTGCGGGTCGACTCGCTCGCCGAGGCGAAGAAGGCCGAACTGCGGGACCGGCTCGCCGCCGCCCCACCCACCGACCCCAAGGAGCTGTCATGA
- a CDS encoding ferredoxin — translation MIRVHVDLDLCQGFANCVMVAPDLVDLDANGKAVALRETFPDTDEGELREAAESCPAVAIRLERSAR, via the coding sequence ATGATCCGCGTGCACGTCGACCTCGATCTCTGTCAGGGCTTCGCCAACTGCGTGATGGTCGCGCCGGACCTCGTCGACCTCGACGCGAACGGCAAGGCGGTGGCGCTGCGCGAGACCTTCCCCGACACCGACGAGGGCGAGCTGCGCGAGGCGGCCGAGTCCTGCCCGGCGGTCGCGATCCGACTCGAACGGAGCGCGCGGTGA
- a CDS encoding NAD(P)/FAD-dependent oxidoreductase: MTGGTVVVGASLAGLRTAQHLRALGYAEPVTLIGAEPHLPYDRPPLSKQVLLGEWPARRTHLVTEGQLAELRVDVRLGVAATGLDRERRLVTLVDGGLVPYDFLVVATGSRPRELPAPNGGPHVHTLRTLDDARLIAAKLGPGRRLVVIGAGFIGCEVACAAVAGGAAVTLVSRETALLPQFGPDVSTYLARLHRDAGVRLLLGAHVRSVGPAGGDAASVVLADGTVLDADVVVVGIGGVPNVEWLAGSGLAGPDGVPVSPHGQTADPAILALGDVAAWPGPAGRGRRRSEHWSHAVEQARTVARVVVEGPSFDPGTFVPYAWSDQYGRKLQTVGEVPARSGRIVSDGWHTADRRRHCLYLDDRGEVVGGLFVDDPRGAGQLRRALQRAGGTPDAGVPGRRPAPA, encoded by the coding sequence GTGACGGGCGGAACGGTCGTCGTCGGCGCCTCCCTGGCCGGGCTGCGGACCGCGCAGCACCTCCGGGCCCTCGGCTACGCCGAACCGGTGACGCTGATCGGCGCGGAGCCGCACCTGCCGTACGACCGGCCGCCGCTGTCCAAGCAGGTGCTGCTGGGGGAGTGGCCCGCGAGGCGCACGCACCTGGTAACCGAGGGACAACTCGCCGAGCTGCGGGTCGACGTCCGGCTCGGCGTGGCGGCCACGGGCCTGGACCGGGAGCGCAGGCTCGTCACGCTCGTCGACGGCGGCCTGGTCCCGTACGACTTCCTCGTCGTCGCGACCGGCTCGCGGCCCCGCGAGCTGCCCGCCCCGAACGGCGGCCCGCACGTGCACACGCTGCGCACCCTCGACGACGCCCGGCTGATCGCGGCGAAACTCGGCCCGGGACGCCGCCTGGTGGTGATCGGCGCCGGCTTCATCGGCTGCGAGGTCGCCTGCGCCGCCGTGGCCGGCGGCGCCGCCGTGACCCTGGTGTCCCGCGAGACCGCGCTGCTGCCGCAGTTCGGCCCGGACGTCTCCACCTACCTGGCCCGGCTGCACCGCGACGCCGGGGTCCGGCTGCTGCTCGGCGCGCACGTCCGCTCGGTCGGGCCGGCCGGCGGCGACGCCGCCTCGGTCGTGCTCGCCGACGGGACGGTCCTCGATGCGGACGTGGTCGTCGTCGGCATCGGCGGCGTCCCGAACGTCGAGTGGCTGGCCGGCAGCGGCCTCGCCGGGCCCGACGGCGTGCCGGTGTCGCCGCACGGGCAGACGGCCGACCCGGCGATCCTCGCCCTCGGCGACGTCGCGGCCTGGCCGGGGCCCGCCGGCCGGGGCCGCCGACGTTCGGAGCACTGGTCGCACGCCGTCGAACAGGCCAGGACCGTCGCCCGGGTCGTGGTCGAGGGGCCGTCCTTCGACCCCGGGACCTTCGTGCCGTACGCGTGGTCCGACCAGTACGGCCGCAAGCTCCAGACCGTCGGCGAGGTCCCGGCCCGGTCGGGCCGGATCGTGTCGGACGGCTGGCACACCGCGGACCGTCGGCGGCACTGCCTCTACCTCGACGACCGCGGCGAGGTGGTGGGCGGGCTCTTCGTGGACGATCCCCGGGGCGCGGGGCAGCTGCGCCGGGCCCTGCAACGGGCCGGCGGGACACCCGACGCCGGCGTCCCCGGACGCCGGCCCGCCCCGGCCTGA